The following are encoded together in the Poseidonibacter lekithochrous genome:
- a CDS encoding GNAT family N-acetyltransferase: MKDIFIEGEQVYLRALNENDLNGNYVNWLNDAEVCKYNAHHRFVNTKEKTKSYIDSVNNSNTNLVLAVCYKEDNTHIGNISIQNINYIDSCAEFAIVMGETGYHGKGLAYEAASLIINHAFTTLNLHRVYCGTSSENTPMQKLALKLGMEKEGHQKEAMFKNGKYVDILLYGLLNK, translated from the coding sequence GTGAAAGATATTTTTATTGAAGGTGAACAAGTTTATCTTAGAGCATTAAATGAAAATGATTTAAATGGTAACTATGTAAATTGGTTAAATGATGCCGAAGTTTGTAAATATAATGCTCATCATAGATTTGTAAATACTAAAGAAAAAACTAAATCATATATTGATAGTGTAAATAATTCTAATACAAACTTGGTTTTAGCAGTTTGTTATAAAGAAGATAATACACATATAGGTAATATTAGTATTCAAAATATAAATTATATTGATTCTTGTGCTGAATTTGCAATTGTAATGGGTGAAACTGGCTATCATGGAAAAGGTTTAGCTTATGAGGCGGCTAGTTTGATAATCAATCATGCTTTTACCACTTTGAATCTACATAGAGTTTACTGTGGTACAAGTAGTGAAAATACTCCTATGCAAAAGTTAGCACTTAAGTTAGGAATGGAAAAAGAAGGTCATCAAAAAGAGGCTATGTTTAAAAATGGTAAGTATGTAGATATTTTACTATATGGACTTTTAAATAAGTAG
- a CDS encoding Gfo/Idh/MocA family protein, producing MINVALLGMGNIGLLYDYNKQDTNRAYSHAKAIYLHKEFDLKYVVDPSDKNIGLLKDLFPNVKYLNSYELLDTSNIDILVIAAPTNLHFEILNYFKNSNIKLFLVEKPLFYNKNEYENLDNFFKDKLVVNYMRRFQEPLIKLREEIRNDKFGLINKIILNYVKGLKNNGSHFIDLINFLFDSPEIISSSILDSSLGFSEEDLTYDIFIKIKYKNKIVPIHFISHDHTKYNIIEFKLYFEKQVIEYINSKQKISYFNINESIEYKGYNFIDENTSYENNISKKLIYNVYEELYLHLEKNKTITSSYKDELSNFKFIEKILENK from the coding sequence GTGATTAATGTTGCACTATTAGGAATGGGAAATATAGGTTTATTATATGATTATAATAAACAAGATACTAATAGGGCATATTCGCATGCAAAAGCAATATATTTACATAAAGAGTTTGATTTAAAATATGTTGTTGACCCAAGTGATAAGAACATAGGACTTTTAAAAGACTTATTTCCAAATGTAAAGTATTTAAACTCATATGAATTATTAGATACATCTAATATAGATATCTTAGTAATTGCTGCTCCTACAAATTTACATTTTGAAATATTAAATTATTTTAAAAATAGTAATATAAAATTGTTTTTAGTTGAAAAACCACTGTTTTATAATAAAAATGAATATGAAAACTTAGATAATTTTTTTAAAGATAAACTAGTGGTAAACTATATGAGACGATTTCAAGAACCTTTGATTAAATTAAGAGAAGAAATACGAAATGATAAATTTGGATTGATTAATAAAATCATTTTAAATTATGTGAAGGGTTTAAAAAATAATGGCTCACATTTTATTGATTTAATTAACTTTTTATTTGATAGTCCTGAGATAATATCTTCTTCTATCCTTGATAGCTCACTTGGTTTTAGTGAAGAAGATTTGACTTACGATATTTTTATAAAGATTAAATATAAAAATAAAATAGTTCCCATACATTTTATATCACATGATCATACAAAATATAATATTATTGAATTCAAACTTTATTTTGAAAAACAAGTTATAGAGTATATAAATAGCAAACAAAAAATTTCTTATTTTAATATAAATGAGAGTATCGAATATAAGGGCTATAATTTTATAGATGAAAATACTTCTTATGAAAATAATATATCAAAAAAACTAATTTATAATGTATATGAAGAACTTTATTTACATTTGGAAAAAAATAAAACAATAACATCTTCTTACAAAGATGAATTAAGTAATTTTAAATTTATAGAAAAAATATTAGAAAATAAATAA
- a CDS encoding amidase, which translates to MEFHKKSLVELISGIENKTFTIKEIISAIINRSKEVDKKLNVFEDVDYDYILEKADELDQSEFPYSTNFKGIPIGVKDCYNTERMYTRRGSSIYKDYTAGNDARIIRKARDEGALVIGKTKMAEFSIHEPSDTLNPYNLDHTPGTSSSGSAVAVATGIVPLSFGTQTAASTSKPASYCGIYGFKPTFGVFPRTGVLKTSDTLDTLSVFTRTIEDIEYSFDNLRLSGQNHPYIYNNLDDKKTKNFDEKTKIALIASDSFSKKEEYAKEAFSKFKDELSNVNNFEVEFIELPSFLKDAREVHRKIYNKSISYYFKSEYINHQNELSSLIIDIIEDGDKITLEEYLVELDKQQEMSKEFNAWIKNNYDVVLTLSSSSEAPKGLDYNNHPDSTLIWTLLGLPILATPKFKGPNNLPFGFQIVSAKYDDYNVIEFAKKLKKEKIISDSQVVEV; encoded by the coding sequence ATGGAATTTCATAAAAAAAGTTTAGTAGAATTAATATCTGGAATTGAAAATAAAACTTTTACAATTAAAGAAATTATCTCAGCTATAATAAATAGAAGTAAAGAAGTTGATAAAAAGTTAAATGTTTTTGAAGATGTTGATTATGATTATATATTAGAAAAAGCAGATGAATTGGACCAAAGTGAATTCCCATATTCAACGAATTTCAAAGGTATTCCTATAGGTGTAAAAGATTGTTATAACACTGAGAGAATGTATACTCGTAGAGGTAGTAGTATTTATAAAGATTATACTGCTGGTAATGATGCAAGAATTATAAGAAAAGCAAGAGATGAAGGTGCATTAGTAATAGGGAAAACTAAAATGGCAGAGTTCTCTATTCATGAGCCATCTGATACTTTAAACCCATATAATTTAGATCATACTCCCGGAACATCAAGTTCAGGTTCTGCTGTTGCCGTAGCTACGGGAATTGTTCCTTTGTCTTTTGGAACACAAACAGCAGCTTCAACATCTAAGCCTGCAAGTTATTGTGGTATATATGGTTTTAAACCTACTTTTGGTGTTTTCCCAAGAACAGGAGTTCTAAAAACATCTGATACCTTAGATACCTTGTCAGTTTTTACTAGAACTATTGAAGATATAGAATACTCTTTTGATAACTTACGATTAAGTGGTCAGAATCATCCTTATATTTATAATAATCTAGATGATAAAAAAACTAAAAACTTTGATGAGAAAACAAAAATTGCTTTAATTGCTTCAGACTCTTTTTCAAAAAAAGAAGAATATGCAAAAGAAGCATTTTCAAAATTTAAAGATGAATTATCAAATGTGAATAACTTTGAAGTAGAGTTTATTGAATTACCTTCATTTTTAAAAGATGCAAGGGAAGTTCATCGTAAGATTTATAATAAATCAATATCATACTATTTTAAAAGTGAGTATATAAATCATCAAAATGAGTTAAGTAGTTTAATTATTGATATTATTGAAGATGGAGATAAAATCACTTTAGAAGAGTATTTAGTAGAACTAGATAAGCAACAAGAAATGAGTAAAGAGTTTAATGCTTGGATTAAAAACAATTATGATGTTGTGTTAACTTTATCAAGTTCAAGTGAAGCGCCTAAAGGTTTAGATTACAATAATCATCCTGATTCTACTTTAATTTGGACTCTATTAGGTTTACCTATACTTGCAACTCCAAAATTTAAAGGGCCAAATAATCTTCCTTTTGGTTTCCAAATTGTAAGTGCTAAATATGATGATTATAATGTTATTGAGTTTGCTAAGAAATTAAAAAAAGAAAAGATTATAAGTGATTCACAAGTTGTTGAAGTATAG
- a CDS encoding flagellin produces the protein MRINTNVASLNSQESAANTQNNLRSSLEKLSSGLRINKASDDASGLAIADKLRTQANSIGQSISNGNSAVALTQIADKAMAEQSNILDIVKTKLIQAATDTTSDDGRKAIGKDINKLLSQLNNIAEQTNYNGTKLLEGANSGAAAGQLTFQMGENSADTIQTATGVQSTTTGLTLDTITDDVIVSATFDAAYARASLDDVDSALNTLNGWRADFGSTQNQLESAVRNQMTQQTNIKAAESVIRDVDYAAESANFNKQNIIAQAGTYAMSQSNATQQNVLRLLQ, from the coding sequence ATGAGAATTAATACAAATGTTGCCTCTTTAAATTCACAAGAGAGTGCAGCTAACACACAAAACAACTTAAGAAGCTCATTAGAGAAATTAAGTTCGGGATTGAGAATTAATAAAGCTAGTGATGATGCTTCTGGTTTAGCAATTGCTGATAAACTAAGAACTCAAGCTAATTCTATTGGTCAATCAATTTCAAATGGTAATTCGGCTGTTGCTTTAACGCAAATCGCTGATAAAGCTATGGCTGAGCAATCTAATATTTTAGATATTGTTAAAACTAAACTTATCCAAGCTGCTACTGATACTACATCTGATGATGGTAGAAAAGCAATTGGTAAAGATATCAATAAATTATTAAGTCAGTTAAATAATATTGCTGAACAAACTAATTATAATGGTACTAAACTTTTAGAAGGTGCAAATTCTGGTGCTGCTGCTGGTCAGCTTACATTCCAAATGGGTGAAAATTCTGCGGATACTATTCAGACAGCAACAGGTGTACAGTCGACAACAACTGGTTTAACACTAGATACAATTACAGATGATGTAATAGTTTCTGCAACTTTTGATGCAGCTTATGCAAGAGCATCTCTTGATGATGTTGACAGTGCATTAAATACACTAAATGGATGGAGAGCGGACTTCGGTTCTACTCAAAATCAATTAGAGTCAGCTGTTAGAAACCAAATGACTCAGCAAACTAATATTAAAGCTGCTGAATCTGTTATTAGAGATGTTGATTACGCAGCGGAGTCTGCTAACTTCAATAAACAAAATATTATTGCTCAGGCTGGTACTTATGCTATGAGTCAATCAAATGCCACACAACAAAATGTTTTAAGATTACTTCAATAG
- a CDS encoding GNAT family N-acetyltransferase → MIKGKVVGLRALEKEDLPQLKNWRNNPSQRKFFREVNELNDFNQNKWFESICDKNSINKMFAIIKLDTNEIIGVCGLCYIDWVNRSADFSIYIGYEDLYIDEVFAIEAAELMRTYGFEILNLHRLWAEIYSIDEKKKVFFDSLGFKLDGELKETYWFENKWHNSLYYSYLSTFNEK, encoded by the coding sequence ATGATTAAAGGGAAAGTAGTAGGATTAAGAGCTCTTGAAAAAGAAGATCTTCCTCAATTGAAAAACTGGAGAAATAATCCTAGTCAAAGAAAATTTTTTAGAGAAGTTAATGAATTAAATGATTTTAATCAAAATAAATGGTTTGAATCAATATGTGATAAAAACTCAATTAACAAAATGTTTGCAATTATTAAATTAGATACAAATGAAATAATTGGTGTTTGTGGACTATGTTACATAGACTGGGTTAATAGAAGTGCTGATTTTTCTATTTATATTGGATACGAAGATCTTTATATTGATGAAGTATTTGCTATTGAAGCTGCAGAGCTTATGAGAACTTATGGTTTTGAGATTCTAAATTTACATAGATTATGGGCAGAAATATATAGTATAGATGAAAAGAAGAAAGTTTTCTTTGACAGCTTAGGTTTTAAACTAGATGGAGAATTAAAAGAAACATATTGGTTTGAAAATAAATGGCATAACTCTTTATACTATTCATACTTAAGTACTTTTAATGAAAAATAG
- a CDS encoding cytidylyltransferase domain-containing protein, translated as MKNRNLFIIIQARMTSTRLPKKVMLPLCKKSVLEIVMDRLGKYKKNIIIATTDDNSSEAISDLCETLDIKYFKGSTNNVLERYYLSAKKYNAKDEDIIVRITSDCPLIDQSLMEKAIDMFVQGNYDYVSNRINRTIPIGLDVEVFSFAVLKESYNNANEDFEKEHVTPYIYLSNKDKYKIGSCEEQDDNSKYRLTLDENSDYKAIKEVYSKFENKIEFSYEELISMLKDNEYIYEINNHVYQKNAKD; from the coding sequence ATGAAAAATAGAAATTTATTCATAATTATTCAAGCAAGGATGACTTCAACAAGGCTTCCTAAAAAAGTTATGTTACCTCTTTGTAAAAAGAGTGTTCTTGAAATAGTTATGGATAGGTTAGGTAAATATAAAAAGAATATTATCATTGCTACTACAGATGATAATAGTTCTGAAGCAATAAGTGATTTGTGTGAAACTTTAGATATTAAATATTTCAAAGGTAGTACAAATAACGTTTTAGAGAGATATTATCTATCTGCTAAAAAGTACAATGCTAAAGATGAAGATATTATTGTAAGAATTACTTCTGATTGCCCTTTAATTGATCAATCTTTAATGGAAAAAGCAATTGATATGTTTGTTCAAGGAAATTATGATTATGTGTCTAATAGAATAAATAGAACTATCCCTATAGGATTAGATGTAGAAGTTTTTAGTTTTGCTGTTTTAAAAGAGAGTTATAATAATGCTAATGAAGATTTTGAAAAAGAACATGTAACACCATATATTTATCTATCTAATAAAGATAAATATAAAATTGGTTCTTGTGAAGAGCAGGATGATAATTCAAAATATAGATTAACTTTAGATGAAAACTCAGACTATAAGGCAATAAAAGAAGTATATTCAAAGTTTGAAAATAAAATTGAGTTCTCATATGAAGAGTTAATTTCAATGTTAAAAGATAACGAATATATATATGAAATAAATAATCATGTTTATCAAAAAAATGCAAAAGATTAA
- a CDS encoding cytidylyltransferase domain-containing protein yields MKINVSIEARMTSSRLPGKVMLPLGNTFVLDMMVQRIKKSKYVNDIIIATTINKEDDAIVDFCKSNNISYFRGSEDNVFERVLQTHEEYETDIIVELTGDCPFLDYTIVDKVIEVYLNNSYDYVSNWIEHTYPIGMSVQVYKYEALKEISKKELQYVDKEHVTPEFYTSGKYNIFNVEAPSSLYYPELSITLDTKEDYEIMSAIANHFNTIDFTLDDIIKYVKSNPELLDINVLIERKGLS; encoded by the coding sequence ATGAAAATCAATGTTTCAATAGAAGCTAGAATGACATCAAGTAGATTACCAGGTAAGGTTATGCTTCCTTTAGGTAATACTTTTGTTCTTGATATGATGGTACAAAGAATTAAAAAATCTAAATATGTAAATGATATTATAATTGCGACAACTATAAATAAAGAAGATGATGCAATTGTAGATTTTTGTAAATCAAATAATATTAGTTATTTTAGAGGTAGTGAAGACAATGTATTTGAAAGAGTTTTACAAACCCATGAAGAGTATGAAACAGATATTATTGTAGAACTAACAGGGGATTGCCCTTTCTTAGATTATACAATTGTGGATAAGGTAATAGAAGTTTATTTGAATAACTCATATGACTATGTTAGTAATTGGATTGAGCATACTTATCCTATTGGAATGTCTGTACAAGTTTATAAATATGAAGCATTAAAAGAGATCTCTAAAAAAGAGTTGCAATATGTAGATAAAGAGCATGTTACTCCTGAGTTTTACACAAGTGGAAAATATAATATTTTTAACGTAGAAGCTCCTTCTTCTTTGTACTACCCAGAACTATCTATTACTTTAGATACAAAAGAAGATTATGAAATAATGAGTGCTATTGCAAATCATTTTAATACAATAGATTTTACACTAGATGATATTATTAAGTACGTAAAGTCTAATCCTGAGCTATTAGATATAAATGTACTTATAGAAAGAAAAGGTTTAAGCTAG
- a CDS encoding pseudaminic acid biosynthesis-associated methylase, which yields MSLKTEQEEFWASNEWGSEYIKRNSYDRVKNNINFFSKVLDRTHNINSVIEFGANIGLNLLALNQLLPSAKYSAIEINKEACTSLEKLNFLNTIHNESIFDFECKEKRDLVFTKVVLIHINPEYLDAVYKKLYETSSKYILVAEYYNPTPVEVNYRGHEGKLFKRDFAGELLDKYEDLRLVDYGFAYHRDNNFHQDDISWFLLEKTN from the coding sequence ATGAGTTTAAAAACTGAACAAGAAGAGTTTTGGGCATCAAATGAATGGGGAAGTGAATATATAAAGAGAAATAGTTATGATAGAGTAAAAAACAATATTAACTTTTTCTCAAAAGTATTAGATAGAACACATAATATTAATAGTGTTATTGAGTTTGGGGCAAATATAGGATTAAACTTATTAGCTTTAAATCAATTACTTCCATCTGCAAAATATTCTGCTATTGAAATAAACAAAGAAGCTTGTACAAGTTTAGAAAAACTAAATTTCCTTAATACTATTCATAATGAGTCAATTTTTGATTTTGAATGTAAAGAAAAAAGAGATTTAGTATTTACAAAAGTTGTTTTAATTCATATTAATCCTGAGTACTTAGATGCTGTATATAAGAAGTTGTATGAAACAAGTAGTAAATATATCTTAGTGGCAGAATACTATAACCCAACACCAGTTGAGGTAAATTATAGAGGTCATGAAGGAAAACTATTTAAAAGAGATTTTGCTGGAGAATTACTTGATAAATATGAAGACTTACGATTAGTTGATTATGGTTTTGCTTACCACCGAGATAATAATTTCCATCAAGATGATATCTCTTGGTTCTTATTAGAAAAAACTAACTAA
- a CDS encoding DegT/DnrJ/EryC1/StrS family aminotransferase, which translates to MSVLAINGGDKVRDKLFPRYNNIDQNEINEVIKVMQSGVLSKYLGAWHEDFYGGDKIQEFEKAWSEYFEVKHSISVNSNTSGIIAALGACGVGLGDEVLVSSYSMSISASAPLFWNATPVFCDLEPETYSFCIDSIKKNINENTKAIVVVHIFGCPSNMNEIMEVAKEHNLYVIEDCAQAPGTKYHDKFVGTIGDIGIFSLNYHKHIHTGEGGVCITNNDTLANKMQLIRNHAESVVENKGDIQLENMLGFNFRLTEIQAAIGIEQLKKLDTELKIRQEYAKLYNEALDKYNFIKTVKLDNRTHAYYFQTFQFLEEIAGISRDKFITAVKAELEAVEGRENEGVPIGQGYVKPLYLIPMFQNKIAYNSKGFAFKDEISYEKGTCPVVEDMHYNKLWTHDFTRSPLSLDDVNDVISAYVKVCENIDELK; encoded by the coding sequence ATGTCTGTATTAGCAATTAATGGTGGGGACAAAGTAAGAGATAAACTTTTCCCAAGATATAATAATATAGATCAAAATGAGATAAATGAAGTTATAAAAGTAATGCAATCAGGAGTTCTTTCTAAATACTTAGGAGCTTGGCATGAAGACTTTTATGGGGGAGATAAAATACAAGAGTTTGAAAAGGCTTGGAGTGAGTATTTTGAAGTAAAACATTCTATCTCTGTTAACTCAAATACTTCAGGGATAATAGCTGCCTTAGGTGCTTGTGGAGTTGGATTAGGTGATGAGGTATTAGTTTCGTCTTATTCTATGTCTATTTCTGCATCAGCTCCATTATTTTGGAATGCTACTCCTGTATTTTGTGATCTAGAGCCTGAAACTTATTCTTTTTGTATTGATTCAATAAAAAAGAATATAAATGAAAATACAAAAGCAATTGTAGTTGTACATATTTTTGGTTGTCCTTCAAATATGAATGAAATTATGGAAGTTGCAAAAGAACATAATTTATATGTAATTGAAGATTGTGCACAAGCTCCTGGAACTAAATATCATGATAAGTTTGTAGGAACTATTGGGGATATTGGAATTTTTAGTTTAAACTATCATAAACATATTCATACAGGTGAGGGTGGTGTTTGTATTACAAATAACGATACCTTAGCAAATAAAATGCAGTTAATTAGAAATCATGCAGAATCTGTTGTTGAAAACAAAGGTGATATACAACTTGAAAATATGTTAGGCTTTAATTTTAGACTAACAGAGATTCAAGCAGCAATAGGTATTGAACAACTTAAGAAATTAGATACTGAACTTAAAATTAGACAAGAGTATGCAAAATTATATAATGAAGCTTTAGATAAATATAATTTTATTAAAACTGTAAAATTAGATAATAGAACTCACGCTTATTATTTTCAAACATTTCAGTTCTTAGAAGAAATAGCTGGAATTTCAAGAGATAAATTTATTACAGCAGTAAAAGCAGAATTAGAAGCAGTTGAGGGTAGAGAAAATGAAGGTGTTCCTATTGGACAAGGGTATGTTAAACCTTTATATTTAATTCCTATGTTTCAAAATAAGATAGCTTATAATTCAAAAGGATTTGCCTTTAAAGATGAAATATCTTATGAGAAAGGAACTTGTCCTGTAGTTGAAGATATGCATTACAACAAGCTTTGGACTCATGATTTTACAAGAAGTCCTTTATCTTTAGATGATGTAAATGATGTTATTTCTGCATATGTGAAAGTTTGTGAAAATATAGATGAACTTAAATAA
- a CDS encoding 6-hydroxymethylpterin diphosphokinase MptE-like protein — translation MQEEIEEFNQTLLNLYFNNLNFLKENHPQIFEKVNKLSDNIEKGIHKEKYSLEYKTEGYFDILNIESNEFIYGFNSYDEADKRANITNFTKHHSLDLLRVEPTTNKFALMGSHGATVHLVDYLNKKIDFENITFSKIYKYIFIGVGVGVHVHEIYKKIDSMNTLIIEPSTELFRLSLFTTDYSIFEQGNKKLFLSIGETEVQREYTLSTFTAYHSYMNYNIKHHLFWIDYEYILDEIIGFYSHNHAGAFSFNSILQVFSRTLEFMHEKENFLQKSLIEEHTPLKNKKVLLISGGPSVDNHIDWIYENQDKFIIICVDVILKKLEKHKVIPDIVVSIDPSHLVAEFFKTEDENFLENSAIIFLSQQDETVLNTVKHLNVYFSQVYYISKKIGYAMSLANVGTFSLAMGLLLDANELYLIGSDAAFEQETGNRYAKDSGHTHVDEHKESEKNENEKNTISFTDVIEVKGNLTDTVKTNRDLFTFKKDYEAFLHTVVNEKEFKAYNLSDGAYIEGLIPLNIEDINIEDSQRKEFNIKEVIDSISINDIDDIDFEDDIKIINRIIKKVTKYKKVKISSKNNFLESKLDIMIWILEQNKIMSSGIFGNIFLKYIELIDIYINFTLNLEQRELNTPKNLAQIRDYWCDSLVDLLKNIKKAVSK, via the coding sequence ATGCAAGAAGAAATCGAAGAATTTAACCAAACACTACTAAATCTTTATTTTAATAATCTTAATTTTCTTAAAGAAAACCATCCACAAATTTTTGAAAAAGTTAATAAGTTATCTGATAACATTGAAAAAGGAATCCACAAGGAGAAGTATTCATTAGAATATAAAACTGAAGGATACTTTGATATTCTAAATATAGAGTCAAATGAATTTATTTATGGATTTAACAGTTATGATGAAGCTGATAAAAGAGCAAATATAACAAATTTTACGAAACATCACTCTTTAGATTTATTAAGAGTTGAACCAACAACAAATAAATTTGCATTAATGGGTTCTCATGGAGCAACAGTTCATTTAGTTGATTATCTAAATAAAAAAATTGATTTTGAAAATATAACTTTTTCAAAGATTTATAAATATATCTTTATAGGTGTTGGTGTTGGTGTTCATGTTCATGAGATCTATAAAAAAATTGACTCAATGAATACTTTAATAATTGAACCAAGTACTGAATTATTTAGGCTTAGTTTATTTACAACAGATTATTCTATATTTGAACAAGGAAACAAAAAACTGTTTTTATCTATTGGAGAAACAGAAGTTCAAAGAGAATATACATTAAGTACATTTACTGCTTATCATTCATATATGAACTATAATATTAAACATCATTTATTCTGGATTGATTATGAATATATCTTAGATGAAATTATAGGTTTTTATTCTCATAATCATGCAGGGGCATTCTCATTTAATAGTATATTACAGGTGTTTTCACGAACATTAGAATTTATGCATGAAAAAGAAAACTTCTTACAAAAAAGTTTAATAGAAGAACATACACCTTTAAAAAATAAAAAAGTTTTACTAATTAGTGGAGGACCTTCTGTTGATAATCATATAGATTGGATATATGAGAATCAAGATAAATTTATAATTATCTGTGTAGATGTAATTCTTAAAAAATTAGAAAAACATAAAGTTATTCCAGATATTGTAGTATCTATTGATCCATCACATTTAGTTGCAGAGTTCTTTAAAACAGAAGATGAAAATTTCTTAGAAAATAGTGCAATTATTTTCTTATCTCAACAAGATGAGACTGTATTAAATACTGTTAAGCACTTAAATGTTTACTTTTCACAAGTTTATTACATTTCTAAAAAAATTGGATACGCAATGTCTTTAGCAAATGTTGGTACATTCTCCCTTGCAATGGGATTACTACTAGATGCTAATGAACTATATTTAATTGGTAGTGATGCAGCCTTTGAGCAAGAAACAGGAAATAGATATGCAAAAGATAGTGGACATACACATGTTGATGAACATAAAGAGTCAGAAAAAAATGAAAATGAAAAAAATACAATTTCTTTTACTGATGTTATTGAAGTAAAAGGGAATCTAACAGATACAGTTAAAACAAATAGAGATTTATTTACATTCAAAAAAGATTATGAAGCATTTCTTCATACTGTAGTAAATGAAAAAGAATTTAAAGCATATAACCTTTCAGATGGAGCATATATAGAAGGACTAATTCCTTTAAATATTGAAGATATTAATATTGAAGATTCTCAAAGAAAAGAGTTTAATATAAAAGAAGTTATTGATAGTATTTCAATCAATGATATTGATGATATTGACTTTGAAGACGATATTAAAATTATAAATAGAATAATAAAAAAAGTAACAAAATATAAAAAAGTAAAGATTTCTTCTAAAAATAATTTCTTAGAATCTAAATTAGATATTATGATATGGATTTTAGAACAAAATAAAATTATGTCAAGTGGAATATTTGGAAATATATTCCTAAAGTATATTGAATTAATTGATATTTATATTAACTTCACATTAAATTTAGAACAAAGAGAATTAAATACTCCAAAAAATCTTGCTCAAATTAGAGATTATTGGTGTGATTCTTTAGTTGACTTACTAAAAAATATTAAAAAAGCAGTAAGTAAATAA